GGGGTTGGACTTGTCCTGTGACTCACCCAAGATGTCAGTGATGTCCAGGCCTAACTCGCCCACGCTGGCCTCAGCAGCaagctccgcctcctccctcAGGAGCCGCAGGCGGAAGACGGGCACGCCCAAGATCTCTGCCATCTGGCTCGCCATCTGGCTCACCGACGTACTCTGAGGGGCACCAGGGGAACATTTAGAGGCCTGCAGTTAACCAGTATTTCAATCGACCATTCATCCGTCCGttgttttttccattcatcAAGGAATCAGATTAACACTTGAAGAACATGatttcagtgcagaaaatgcacacattAATTGATGATTCAGTTCTAGGTTTGGTCTGTAATGTCCGTCACAATATCAGAAAAAAGTGGATTATTGTAGTTTTCTAAATGAAAGCCAATGTTTGTAAATatcttgttttgaaaataaaaatcagcatgGACCCCGAtggaaattgaaaaatatttactgttgacAAATAAAAATTCCAAGGATTTGGAAAATGCAAAACCAACTAGATCTTAAAGAGATTCATCAATTATCAAAACAGTCGTTGATTAATTTGGTACTCAATTAGATGTTGAGGAACAACTGGAAAATTTCTGGACTGCACCCTTGCTTGGTTACACGACTTCAAAtgtactataataataataacaataataatacattttatttataggcgcctttcaagacacacaaggacactttacaataacaaaaaacacaaaacaatactatGCACATACCGCTGTGACAGTCAGCTTGTAGATGTCAGTGCGACATCGCACTTTTAGCACCTGTAAGTCACATGACTGTAGCCCAGGCTCCAtcacaatgacatcatcatcctgCTCCGGGATGGCACGCCGGTGCCCCCTGTTGGACACACCCGTGGGGGAGAGGGCGGCGCTGACAGCACGTAGTCTCCTCTCCACTTCACTGACatgcacatgtgcacacacaagATGAGTCTGTTGACGTTGCGCATCAAAGTAGCTGCTAGAGTATAGACGAACTCAAagttatcatgtttaaagtttcattttgtatGCTTGAGCTGAATGGAGCTGAGGCCTTGTTAACTGATAGTAGGAAGAGGTAGGTAGACAGGAAGGTTCAACTTTGGGTAGGCAGCACGATTAAGATGTCCTTGAGTTTGTTACAGTGTCTCAATTCATGCGAAATCTGCCCAGTTAGGTATCCATTATAGCACCGAGAGATGTTTTGGTCTCCAGGTGCCAATTGAGGGGTGTATCGGTGGGCTGGGCTGAGAGACGTGAGATGCAAATGAGGAAGGGATTATTTTTCTGATATGTTACTTATAATTTGCATATGTCCCCAATAAAAGTTCGGCATGGAGCACAGGTTCAGTTGCAGTTGCAGCAACACCAAACAACAACCTCAGGTGCATCAATGAGAACCACACTAAAATTGTTAGGTGACCCATATTTGTGATGCGTTCTCAATCACAAAATATagcacaggtgtgtgtgtgtgttttacgtgGACAAATCCGATATTTTCTTGCAGACTTATGTATGCGAGAAAGAAACTCACTTGATCTTCCTCTTGGACTCTTGCGACTGTTTCTTGAATGAAATCTCtgctgggggagggggcggcgaGAGCGAGGGACTCTCCTTTctgacatacacaaacacacacacacattgaattttgtgtgtgtgcacgtgctaCTTCCTGGTGCGACACATACACTTCCTGTTCATCATCAGAGTCACTGATGGTGATGCTGAACGCTTGCTTTTGCTCTTCCCGATGCGTCATCTGCGACCACAGATTATCCACTTCGCCTTCATCTGTGGTGGCAGGGGAGGAAAGAGCTCAAGTGAATCTGAAACACGTCAGCGGCGGCACAAGCCAGCCCTTACTGACCCGATCCTTCCTTTTGCATCAAGACTGGACACTCCGCATTCAATCGCAGGCTGCTGTTCACCTGGAAGCCAACCAGTCAGCAGCATGATTGTGCCGCCAGCATCAACAATAACATTGTTCCTAATCAGGCTGAGAGCTTGTTTATGTTTACATTGTGTCAAAATTAGCACGATAAAATGTGAATTGAAAACATTATAGTGCCTGGCTGGATATATTTATCAGTAACACTGGGAAAATTGAAACAAAGGTCAATATTTGTTTTGCAAGTTCTgacagtaaaagaaaaaaaagtagacccCTGTCAAAAAAGACCCACACAACTTATGGTTGGCGTTTGGCCAGAACACGTGTTGGTTAATTTCATACATATTTCTAATATTGGTCAATTGTGTGGGTGTAATTATCACAAAGGGTTGACCAATATCAAGTGTTGAAAGATACAATACAAACTGATGGAACAAACTTGGCGTTTTAGAAGCCTCGTGAAAAGTGCTGATGGGAGAGGGTGGCGCTCTTGAACTTGCCTTGTTGGAGTAGACCGGCACGGGAATGATGCTCGCTGAGTCCAGGATGCGACGGCGTTTGGGCGCCGGCTTGTCCGCCGTCGCGTCGCCGTCGTGAAGCTGGCAGACAAAGAGACCCCACGGGTCACGTCGCAAAATGCCATTTCCTTAGTTGTCACCTGCTGATAAGCGCTGTCGTGCTGTGACATCATCGCGGGGGAAATATCACACTTTTGGACTCCCAAGTATTCGAAAACTTCCTGACAGTGACTTCTTAACTTTTGTTGTCACAAAACCATGGGTTGCGAGACTGACCCTAGTGACGTGTGACACTTCAATGccaaatactgtaaataatttGTTTGAGCGTTCTTTCCTTTAATGCCCCAAAGTGAAGCTGAGGGCGCGTTAGCATAGGCTCGCTAAGCTACTTTGACTTTGAGCACCACTTATACCTAGAAACTTTTCACCAACAGGTAATCTCTCATTAAACACATTACGCTTTCATTAAGACTTTCtagtgttttttatttatctttatttgTAATCGCTGGAACTGACGAGGCAAACTCACCGCGTCCGCCATCTTCTGTCTAATGGTGCAGCGCGTCACTGCTGCATTCACGGACTGTaggacataaaaacaaaaacaaaattcccTCACCTGAGGACACAGTGCCACCGATCTGCCTTCATGGCCTGAAAAGAAGCCCCATTCAAACGTTCCGATTTAAATtggtttaaaacaacaacaaaaaaaatattaacaaataCATGGTTTATTCTGACCCTTTAATGTTAAAACAATTCAAACAGTTTTCACTATGTACAATCTTAAtatttcatgcacacatttaataTACCATAGTATtttaaacatgaccaaaacaccccgagtggctgcctctccagtagTGCATGTCCCTGTTCGTACCTTTatacgaaaaaaacaaaacaaaacaaaaaaccccccagttgtgaaccgatctcacaaagaccattttggctcaaatccagatcgtctcacctgctggtaacCAACAACAAAGTCGTCGTTGACcgctactattgtcacggcaaaccagcaaaagtaatcctcaatcgtatattttttttcatcgctgcgtacggtcggattgataaagcatgatgtgcgcatgcgcggtaagccgttgtacgggtttttgttgcttggTAAGGGGATTTGTAATCATTTATGagggcagctattagccgaggttgacgGGTATGGTTATCCTATCTTAAAACAAAAAGCTTCTTTTTGGCAAGATGCAGTTCCTTGATTGGCCACAATGCGGCTTGAGGCCAAGGTGACGTGCGGCGGTATCTTGTGTCCACTTGGCTTTTACTTCTTTTTGTTCTCCTTGCAGGCGACCACGTAGCGCTGAGCCACGTTGAGAGGCGGCGAGTAGCCGTCTGCGTACGACGTGTCCTCAAACAGCACCGAGTAGTCGTCCTGGGGCTGGGACAACATCAAACATGACGCCATGACAAAGCGAACCACAAAATCATTTGCCGTTTTGCACTTTCTCTGCCCTAGTTTCGATCATCAAGAACGAGCCTTCAAACAGGAAGCGGCCACTGAGCTTGGGACAGAGAGAGCGGAGGCGTCAAGAAAggcaaacaagaaaatgctcaGGGATCAAACTCCTGTTGGCAATTTGACCCTTCAGCAAAAAGTAGTGAAAGCTCCAACAGTTGACCCGTACGGGTCATGAAGCGTGCGGGACTGACCCTGTGTGGCGGAGCGTGTATGAGGGCGCGGTAGAAGCAGGTGGTCTGCGGGTAGAGGGCGAGCACCAGCTGGTCTTTGCTGAAGAGCGCCTCGGGGTCCGTCTCGGGGTTGGCCTTCCACTGCGGCAGCGGGATGATGCGACGTCTGCTCAGAGTGTGTCGCCTGAAGCACGAGCAGATACAGGAAGTGACATCAGCACCTGGCGGCATGCCTGACGAACTTTTTGCACGTGACATACTCACTCTTTGCCTTCTTCGTCGATGTCGTCCACCTCGTACCTGGAAGGGTTCACAAGTGTTTAGCGCACTTCCTATATTGCCATTTGGTCTTTTTGTCTTACATACCGTTATGATAGGACAGGAAcgttcaagaacaaaaaaaggggtCAGGAAGGAGTGAATGTTTGTGAATGCATGACAGGCTGCCAAATCACCACAAAGGgattttcaatgcattttataGGCAACTGGCAGCCCATTCTCTCAGCCCTTGATTAATCTATGACAACAAGAAAACCATACTGCAGCTTATCAGTTTTCAGTTGTAATAACagtgttcaccactagatggtggaTAGCACTGACTTGACCTATGCCACGCTATTACTTGGACTGGATTGATGGCAGAGTAAAGGAGGTCCAAATAGAACGTGAGGCGCTTACTTGTTGGTGGCGTGGCTGTAGCTGACGACCTCAGCCAGGATCCACTGCTCGTCTCCGTCCACCGCTTTGACCCTGGCCGCCACCTTGTCTCCCTGCTTGGCCACGTAGTCGCCGCTGGCGGGCGTGGCCCCGCACAGAGGGGGCGGGCTGCAAAgacaatgatttttttattccccCAGAATAAATGCTTCACAAGATTAAAGTAAACAGCGGCAGAtaaaacagattttaaaaataatgcaaaatccTGAGATGTTGACTGGAGTTCCCCTTTCAAGCATGTGGCAGCGGTCAGGTATAGGGCTGCATGATTATGGCCAAAATGAGACTCACCGTTATTTTGGTCAAGTTTGTAACCATGATTATGATTGCTCATGTTTGGGAAAACAGCATTGCtattcaacaagtcaagtcaaaagcgGGTATTGCGGTACCTTTCGCCGGGCTTGCCAATCCAGAGCGGCAGCGTCATGGCTGACTGCTGGAGGAGAGTCATGAGAACGCCGCGCCGCATGGTCTTCCTGGGGGGGTCGCTGTCGCTATAAACGCCGGCCATCTTAGCGGCTGCAACGGACAAAATGCGTCGTGAGGGGACACCGGCGGCAAGACAGACAGGATGGGCCGCAGGTGCATACGCACCGATCCTTCGCTCCTCCAGTAACGACTTGATCTCCGCGATTTTGTCCAGAGCGCGACGCAGGATCCTGAACGCCAGACAAACTTTTacggttaccatggcaacaccTTACATGACATGTTGCGCTGGGGTGTGCAGTCTGCATGCTGAACTGACCCACACTCAGCCTCCGCATCGGCTTTGGCGGTGGTGTAAAGTCCTCTCAGCTTGTTGCGGTAGTACGGCGACGCTGCAGGACAAACGCGCACTCATATCAATCTCGTGCAGAAAGTGCCGTGTCAATCACCCGGAAACACGCCCACTGACTTTTGTTTTCCGTCTGCATCCTCTCATGGGTTTTGTGGATGTTGAGCAGGTTGTGTTCGCTGCGTGACCGCTCCTCCTGAAACAGGTACGCACATATTGGGTCATGTGACCACCTGAGACACACACAGGAATGAGGACATCACGCAAGCTGACCTGCGTGTGTTTGATGAGCTGGTGAAGTTCAGTGAGCAGTTCGGCGATCTTGGTATCTGCTGACATCTCCTAAAGTTGGTTGATGTTAACATAAAACATCACTCATATTGTCACAAAAAGGTTAGTGGTGCAACAATGATTCGACAATTAATCTATCAAATTAATTGGCAACTATTTCGATCATCCATTTGTTTCGAGACCTTGTTgaatttaaaattgtccaaatcctcaaaACGTCAGCCTCTCAACAGTCAATCTTCTACTTCTGTCGTCCTCCTGATGAATTctgtaacaacaaaaaaggcgtGACAAACACTACTTTTACACTGGAAAACAATGGCTAACATTTCAATGAATTTCTCTCAGAACAGCGACTGAATCATCTTCGTGTTAGGCTTGTGCATTTtcagaaataacaaaataatgattAGTTGTACCCTTAAATAAATCTCACTGTTATcatatcgatccatccattaacTCCTTTCCTAAAGCGTTTGTCCTCATTATCACAAGTCGGCTGGCGTCTATTCCAGCTGACGAGAGACAGGACACATCCTGGACCGAttcccagtcaatcgcagggcacatagaaacaaAAGTACTCCCAATCATCTTCACACATAATTGGCCAcgttataaaataataaacagttaTGCAAGCATGTAAAACACTCGCTCATAGCATTGGAATTATTATGCAGACTGATCACACAACCTCATAAAAAAGCATTCATTGTTACAATTACGACAAATTATTTATGTTGATTGAACGTGCAGAAGGCTGCCGGAGTTTGAGTgtggatcgttgttcgtctctgtgtgccctgcgattggctggcaaccggttcagggtgtccccctgcctactgtccgaaaacggctgggataagctgccACCGCGTATGTTAGGCAGGGGCTTGTGTTGGCCACGAgctcaaaacaaaactaaaccgGAAGTGTGCATGTATGATATTCATTCACATCAGCAGTCAACACTTGCAATAGTTGGCACAAAAATATTCGAAGCGACGTACGAACACAATTGAACCTTCCAAAAGTTGTCCGCTTGCTAGTCCGTTAGCTTCGTCTTCTTCTATTTCCGGGTAgctcttcttcttcgtcttgtTTTCCTGCTGTCGAAACAGAGGCGTGTGGGACGCCCTGCCACCCGCTGGACGCCAAGCAGGCGTTGAGGAGCACATCGAATATCGGGCATATTCgcacaggggtcggcaacccaaaatgttgaaagagccatataggacaaaacaaaaaccaaaaactaaTTAgcctggagccgcaaaaaaacataaaaagccttctataaaacttacaatgaaggaaacacatgctgtatgtacagtatgtaggagactggactgtctcagaattgtttatgttattcattcctttgttgtgtgttcacaaacgcccccatagaatttattttgtaatttcctcgctttattttttgttttggtgcactaTTTTCGCTTTCCTTAGTGTcgatgaagtgatcattaatatccgtttttctgaggctgtctttgaacgcctctcaagtccaACGAGAGGAGAGAAGGCAAGTCGGacacagacgtgtctgtgtttgtcgagactgttaaaagcataaataaagtgtacgtttgaaaaaaaaatcaacaccacagctctccttttttcggagctgcaacatgtatccatttctatttgagctatattggCCTTCTATCAAAAtccttttccattttcaaacatttttaataaagCTCCAggaagccactagatgtcgctagagagccgcatgcggctctggagccgcgtgttgccgacccccagcTTAGCACTTCCACCTCACAGTTTACAGGTTGTGCCTGACTTTAACTAGCGACCAATCAGTGGTTTACCAGTCCGTGCCCTGCCAGTGGCTGGTGTCTATATCTGCCCGACTGGCGACCAGCCCATTGTTTGTCTTGAATTCCCATGACATTATGTAGGCACAAAGTCACCGCCTGCCTACGGTTGCCCTGACATTTACTCTGAACCAGTCATTTATTTGTGCGCTAGCGGTGGCTGGCGCCCAATCTGGAGTGAGTCAGCTGGGACAGACTCCAGGTCACAGGCTATTCAACCGCAGGATGTTCGAATGAGAGcaaaattctgaacaagttcAAATAGGAATGCTAACCGCTTTGCGAGCCGATTTGTTGATGATGTGTGCATGCCCACGTGAAGCGTGCTGCATGCGTCTCATTCGTCAAGTTCAATGCCAAAGTTGGCAGCAAATCGCAAACAGTGACTTTCTTATCTTGCGTGACCTGCTTCTAAGCCACTGCATTAGTGGCTCGCAAACATTATTGAGTgtacccaaacacacacacacattcagaatGCAGTAAAGTTGAAAAGCGCAGccgatttatttttaaccaaacTTGTGTCGAAATCTCCTGAGAACGTGCATGTTGTGTGATAAAGAAGCGTGTGGCGTGATGTTGCGTAAACTTTCTGTGTGGTTTGTCTGTGACCTTGTCCTGGTTTTTCAGCAGATAAAAGTTCGAGTTGGAAGTTTGTGAGTTATCGTGCGGCGACggagagataaaaaaacccccacataaCTAGGTCACGTATGTTGATCACATGCATTCAACAGGAGCCGaagcaaaataatgaaataaagttttgatctaaccctttcagggacagca
This region of Hippocampus zosterae strain Florida chromosome 17, ASM2543408v3, whole genome shotgun sequence genomic DNA includes:
- the nfatc2ip gene encoding NFATC2-interacting protein, with amino-acid sequence MADALHDGDATADKPAPKRRRILDSASIIPVPVYSNKVNSSLRLNAECPVLMQKEGSDEGEVDNLWSQMTHREEQKQAFSITISDSDDEQEVKESPSLSPPPPPAEISFKKQSQESKRKINEVERRLRAVSAALSPTGVSNRGHRRAIPEQDDDVIVMEPGLQSCDLQVLKVRCRTDIYKLTVTASTSVSQMASQMAEILGVPVFRLRLLREEAELAAEASVGELGLDITDILECVVMATEEGAVITLRLQGKDRGSTRDFSVHKGAELGAIFSQYVSALPAAAKRKVKFHFDGCKVTDGQTPAQLHMEDGDIIEVWT
- the sgf29 gene encoding SAGA-associated factor 29 isoform X3; protein product: MSADTKIAELLTELHQLIKHTQEERSRSEHNLLNIHKTHERMQTENKTSPYYRNKLRGLYTTAKADAEAECGILRRALDKIAEIKSLLEERRIAAKMAGVYSDSDPPRKTMRRGVLMTLLQQSAMTLPLWIGKPGESPPPLCGATPASGDYVAKQGDKVAARVKAVDGDEQWILAEVVSYSHATNKYEVDDIDEEGKERHTLSRRRIIPLPQWKANPETDPEALFSKDQLVLALYPQTTCFYRALIHAPPHRPQDDYSVLFEDTSYADGYSPPLNVAQRYVVACKENKKK
- the sgf29 gene encoding SAGA-associated factor 29 isoform X1: MCSSTPAWRPAGGRASHTPLFRQQENKTKKKSYPEIEEDEANGLASGQLLEGSIVFEMSADTKIAELLTELHQLIKHTQEERSRSEHNLLNIHKTHERMQTENKTSPYYRNKLRGLYTTAKADAEAECGILRRALDKIAEIKSLLEERRIAAKMAGVYSDSDPPRKTMRRGVLMTLLQQSAMTLPLWIGKPGESPPPLCGATPASGDYVAKQGDKVAARVKAVDGDEQWILAEVVSYSHATNKYEVDDIDEEGKERHTLSRRRIIPLPQWKANPETDPEALFSKDQLVLALYPQTTCFYRALIHAPPHRPQDDYSVLFEDTSYADGYSPPLNVAQRYVVACKENKKK
- the sgf29 gene encoding SAGA-associated factor 29 isoform X2, translated to MPHLVMSSSPTQRIEKNNNGNKEMSADTKIAELLTELHQLIKHTQEERSRSEHNLLNIHKTHERMQTENKTSPYYRNKLRGLYTTAKADAEAECGILRRALDKIAEIKSLLEERRIAAKMAGVYSDSDPPRKTMRRGVLMTLLQQSAMTLPLWIGKPGESPPPLCGATPASGDYVAKQGDKVAARVKAVDGDEQWILAEVVSYSHATNKYEVDDIDEEGKERHTLSRRRIIPLPQWKANPETDPEALFSKDQLVLALYPQTTCFYRALIHAPPHRPQDDYSVLFEDTSYADGYSPPLNVAQRYVVACKENKKK